The DNA segment AATGGAAATCCATTTTCATATTATTTACATACAAGAGATGGAAATGATTTATTAGGAATGCGAAGTAATGGTCGAGAACAAGGGTTACTTGATAGCGAACAAATGAAAATGGGGGAACCTAAAGAAGTTACCATTCGAGCTACTGGTATGGGTGGACAAATGTCACTCGCTTCCTTTTATGTTTTGAAAGACCAGGGGGATTATAGCCACATCGTTACCAAAGAATGGAAATACAATGTGTATTATGATCGTTACACAACCTTTAAATCCAAAGATACAAAAGTCGAATTGTTTTTTCCAGTGAATGCTGTGTATTCCAAAGCATTTTTTGAAATTGAAGCGCAAGAACAGATCAAAATCAACACTCAAGGCCTTAATCAACTTTCCAGTGTTTATAAAATAGGTCCTGACTTTAAAGATTTTAATTTGGGATATGACCTTTATGTAAAGGTACCGAAAACAAAGGATATCAACTCGGCCGATTTATATGAAGTGTTATCGGATGGGAATGTAAAAAAAATAAATGGTTCTTCCTTTAGTTCTTGGGGACAATTTTTTAAAGTAAGACTCAGAAAAACGGGACTTTTTGTTGTTCTTTCAGACCAAACACCACCAAACATCTATTTACATGAATTGATGAACAAAACTGTTTATCCAAGAGAAGACTTTGCGTTGTATTTGAAAGCTGTGGATGTAGGATCTGGAATTATGCCAGATGGATTCGATATTACAGTTGATGGAATCCCAGGAAAGGCAGAATTTTTTCCTAAAGATGGAAGACTTGAAATTTTTGAACCAGAAAGTTTATACGAACCAGGTAAACATACTGTCCTTGCGAGTGTGAGGGATTTTGCAGGAAATTGGAGTTCAACTGTTAGGTTTGATTACGAAATCCAAACACCTCCAGTTGTAGAAGAGAAGAAAAAACCTATCACTGAACCCATTTCAGTAGAAACTTCAAAAGAGAAAAAATCTACAAAAGAGTCAAAACCAAAACAATCTTCGCCTAAGGTGCAAAAGGTGGCAAAACCAATCACTATCGCACCTAAGGCAAAGGATAAAAAGTCTACATCCCGATAGCAGCACCACCGTCAACTCGGAGGTATGTTCCTGTGATGTAAGATGCATCATTACTTAAGAAAAACTTCACAGCAGATGCGATCTCTTCCTGTTTTCCAGGACGTTTAAGAGGGATCACAGCAGGATCAGTTAACTTTTCTTGTACTTCTTTGGAAAGAGTTCCTGTCATTTCTGTTTGCACATAACCTGGGCATACAGCGTTTACAAGTACGTTTCTTCCAGAGAATTCACGTGCAGATACTTTTGTAAGAGCAATCACACCCGCTTTAGAAGTTGAGTAGTTTGCTTGGCCAGGTTGGCCAGTGAGTCCTGATACAGAAGAAATATTGACAATTCTTCCAGAATCAGACTTGAGAATGAGTTTACTAGCTGACTTAGTCATTAGAAAAACACCCTTACAATTTACATCCATTACAAAGTCATACTCTTGTTCTGACATACGAATGAGTAAGTTATCTTTTAATACACCAGCATTGTTTACAAGGAAATCGAGTTTTCCAAATACTTCTTTTGTTTTGCTAATAGCAGCATCACAATCTTCTGGTTTTGTTACGTTACAAGCAACACCGATCGCTTTCACACCGAATTTTGCTTCTACTTCTCTTGCAGCTTCTTCAATTTTTTCCTGATTCAAATCAACAAGCACCAAACTTGCACCATGCGATGCGATTCGGTTTGCGATTGCTCGACCCAAACCAATGGGAGAGGCAGCTCCCGTTACCAGTGCTACTTTTCCTTCGAATTCTTTGGACATATGCCCCCCTAGGATTTATTACTTGTTTCTAAACATGAAACTCGAACATCGTTCGGCAATCGTAAAATTCCCAGTTGAAAGAGAAGTTTGCACTGAAAGACTGCCCTTATGATCGATCGTTATAGCCATCCTGAAATTTCCGCCATTTGGGAATTAGAGAACAAATTTAAGATTTGGACAGATATTGAAATTTATGCCTGCGAAGCCCGTGCGAACCGAGGAGAAGTCCCAAAAGAAGACCTCGAAACGATTAAACAAAAAGCGAAATTCAATGTAGAAGAAATTCTAGAGATTGAATCCAAAGTCCATCACGATGTGATCGCATACTTAACCAATTTAAATTCTTATATAGGACCAGCAGGCCGTCATGTTCACTTTGGACTGACATCCAGTGACGTAGGTGACACTGCACTTTGTGTGCAAATGGTGCAAGCAATGGACCTACTCATCCAACGCACAGAAACTCTTCTCGAAACAACCAAACAAAAAGCAAAAGAGTACAAAGACCTTCCTTGTATCGGACGTTCTCATGGAATTCACGCAGAACCAATGACTCTTGGTCTTAAGTTTGCTCTCTTTTATGCGGAGATGACTCGTAACTTAGAACGTATGAAAGATGCCCGCGAACAAGTTGCAGTTGGTAAACTTTCAGGTGCAGTAGGAACTTACTCCAATATTGATTTAGAAATTGAAGAGTATGTATTAAACAAACTCGGACTAAAAGTGGATCCAATTGCCACTCAAGTAATCTCACGGGACCGACATGCATTTTATATGTCTGTTCTTGGAGTGGTTGCTGCGAGTTTGGATCGTATGGCAACTGAAATTCGTCTCTTACAAAAAACAGAAGGACGAGAAGTCGAAGAGCCGTTTGCCAAAGGCCAAAAAGGATCTTCCGCAATGCCTCACAAACGAAATCCTGTGGTCTGTGAACGTATTTCGGGAATTTCTCGGGTCATCCGTTCCAATGTAAACGTTGGATTACAAAACGTAGGACTTTGGCATGAACGTGATATTTCCCATTCTTCTGCAGAACGAATTGTCCTACCTGACTCCACGATCGCACTCGATTACATTTTGGAAAAAATGAACTTTGTTTTAAAGGGACTTCATGTCTATCCAGATGCCACAGAACGTACGTTAAACGTAACGCGTGGACTCATCTTTTCACAAAAAGTATTGTTATGGCTCATCGAAAAAGGTGGGATCACTCGTGAAGACGCTTACCTCATCGTACAGGAAAATGCCATGGCAGTGTGGGCAGACCAATCTAAAAATCTGCGTGACCTTTTGAAACAAGATCCGAGATGTTCTGCCATCCTAAAAGATAGCGACTTGGATGAGATTTTCCAAATCAAACCATATTTAGAACGTATCCCTCTCATTTTCAAACGTTTGGGAATTACAGATTAAATACGCTTACAATTCAACTGCCAACCATCCAACCAAGTCTTTTAACATTTCTTGGCTGATGGTATGGCCTTCTGGGTATTCCTTATACTTAGGACTCCTTCCCAACGATTCCAAACTTTCTTTTGAATTCCTTGCAGAAGCAACAGATATCACATTGTCATTGGTTCCATGGGCAATATAAATCTTTTGCGGATCGACTTCATCGTTTGCACTTGCTTTCGCATTTGTATTTAATTTTTGTTTTGTTTCCTCTAAGAGTCTTCCACTGAGGGCAATGATTCCTTTAAATTGGTTTGGGTGTTCCAATCCAACTGAATAGGACATCACTGCACCCTGGCTAAAACCACCAATCCATACATTCTTTTCATCAAATTGGAACTGACTCTTTGCATATTCTAAAAATTCCAAAATCTTTTGATGGCTCACTTCCTGTTGTCCAATATCAATTTTAGGACTGCCTGCTTGGAAGGAGATTTCATACCAGCCAAAACGGTCTCTCCCTAAAATAAGAGGCCCTCTGATTGAGATAACAAGTAATGATTCAGGTAAATAATCAGCTAATGAAAATAAATCTTTTTCATTGCTTCCCACTCCATGTAACAACAAAAGAAGAGGAGGGTTGGTTGTGGGACTTTTCGGATTTCGGACTAAATACTCGAGCGGAGGATTCATCATTTTAGATTTTCCTTTTAATTTAATTGCGGATTGGAATCCAATCGAACGGAAGTCATGGTCAATGCTCCAGCCACAGGTTTGTCATTAAAAAATGAAATCTGATCTGATGGAAACTGAGTTCCGATCGTATATAATAATGGAAGGTAGTGTTCAGTCGTAGGAATTGCCCATTCAAATTCTTTTCCTTTACTGCGAATGGAAAACAAGGATTGAGTATCACCTGATAGAATCCAATCTTTTACTTTTTGGTTCACTGAAAGTGCCCAATCAAAACCATATACCTCATTCAACCGGTC comes from the Leptospira ellinghausenii genome and includes:
- a CDS encoding M23 family metallopeptidase encodes the protein MLRSFVFVLITSFFPILAISSSDFPPGFVLKNPYVWPVKGYDSITGAFGEFRTGHFHMGQDFSTGGRIGVPILAVAKGKVTRVQRRWTSIGYALFLQHDDGMTSRYGHLHKFAPKVVKQILKSKQSKRFKDRTDFDIALPEPVEVEAGETIAFSGDTGVGPPHLHFELFKDNVYYNPMHFGLGYNAAEPIVFNTLRITPQTPRTFINGRNETIEIPFYETSGNRFELSESPTLFIQGKVGIQIAIHQKSNNNRLGIFTLDMLIGDNILQGFQLSKILKEHTRKNVLLYDSSVSKPNGNPFSYYLHTRDGNDLLGMRSNGREQGLLDSEQMKMGEPKEVTIRATGMGGQMSLASFYVLKDQGDYSHIVTKEWKYNVYYDRYTTFKSKDTKVELFFPVNAVYSKAFFEIEAQEQIKINTQGLNQLSSVYKIGPDFKDFNLGYDLYVKVPKTKDINSADLYEVLSDGNVKKINGSSFSSWGQFFKVRLRKTGLFVVLSDQTPPNIYLHELMNKTVYPREDFALYLKAVDVGSGIMPDGFDITVDGIPGKAEFFPKDGRLEIFEPESLYEPGKHTVLASVRDFAGNWSSTVRFDYEIQTPPVVEEKKKPITEPISVETSKEKKSTKESKPKQSSPKVQKVAKPITIAPKAKDKKSTSR
- a CDS encoding glucose 1-dehydrogenase → MSKEFEGKVALVTGAASPIGLGRAIANRIASHGASLVLVDLNQEKIEEAAREVEAKFGVKAIGVACNVTKPEDCDAAISKTKEVFGKLDFLVNNAGVLKDNLLIRMSEQEYDFVMDVNCKGVFLMTKSASKLILKSDSGRIVNISSVSGLTGQPGQANYSTSKAGVIALTKVSAREFSGRNVLVNAVCPGYVQTEMTGTLSKEVQEKLTDPAVIPLKRPGKQEEIASAVKFFLSNDASYITGTYLRVDGGAAIGM
- the purB gene encoding adenylosuccinate lyase, encoding MIDRYSHPEISAIWELENKFKIWTDIEIYACEARANRGEVPKEDLETIKQKAKFNVEEILEIESKVHHDVIAYLTNLNSYIGPAGRHVHFGLTSSDVGDTALCVQMVQAMDLLIQRTETLLETTKQKAKEYKDLPCIGRSHGIHAEPMTLGLKFALFYAEMTRNLERMKDAREQVAVGKLSGAVGTYSNIDLEIEEYVLNKLGLKVDPIATQVISRDRHAFYMSVLGVVAASLDRMATEIRLLQKTEGREVEEPFAKGQKGSSAMPHKRNPVVCERISGISRVIRSNVNVGLQNVGLWHERDISHSSAERIVLPDSTIALDYILEKMNFVLKGLHVYPDATERTLNVTRGLIFSQKVLLWLIEKGGITREDAYLIVQENAMAVWADQSKNLRDLLKQDPRCSAILKDSDLDEIFQIKPYLERIPLIFKRLGITD
- a CDS encoding alpha/beta hydrolase, with the protein product MMNPPLEYLVRNPKSPTTNPPLLLLLHGVGSNEKDLFSLADYLPESLLVISIRGPLILGRDRFGWYEISFQAGSPKIDIGQQEVSHQKILEFLEYAKSQFQFDEKNVWIGGFSQGAVMSYSVGLEHPNQFKGIIALSGRLLEETKQKLNTNAKASANDEVDPQKIYIAHGTNDNVISVASARNSKESLESLGRSPKYKEYPEGHTISQEMLKDLVGWLAVEL